GCGGCGACGAGGTCACGGTCGAGAACGTGGCGTTCGCGGGCGGCCCCCGCGAGGAGCCCGCCGCGCACCCGGACGACTTCATCGCGGTCTACGAGCCGTGGCTCCCCTACGCGGCCGCCGCGGCGCTCCTGCTGCTGGTCCTGATCGGCGCGTTCGTCTTCTGGCTTCGCCGCAAGAAGCGCCTGAAGGCCGAGAAGGAGGCCGAGGAGGCCCGCAAGCTCCGGGTGCTCGAGGCGCGCGCCAGGGGAGAAGAGGTCGACGAGGACGACCTGGACGCGCTCCCCGCGCCGACCCCGGTCGCCGAGCTGGGCGCGGGCGAAGAAGATGACATCGACGGCTACGGCGACGACGTCAACGCGGTGCTCGCCGACTACGAGCAGCTGCGCGTCCTCGCCCTCGAGGTGGCGCGGCGAGACCCCGAGCTGGCGGCGCGCGTGGTGCGCGGGTGGCTGGCCGATGACGTCAAGGCCCAGAAGAAGGCCGAAGAGTCTCAGGAGGCAGCGTGACCACCGCAGCAGACGTCGAGGCGAGCGCGGAGGAGCTGTTGGCCAAGAACGGGCTCGCCCGGATCAAGGTCGACAAGAGCTCGCTGAAGCGCCTGAGCGGCGCGGAGAGGGCGCTGCTCTTCCTGGTCAGCCTCGACGAGAGCGTCGCGACGCGCATCCTCGGCCACCTCGGCGACGAGGAGGTCCGGCTGCTCCGTGACTCCTCCTCGGCGATGACCGAGGCGCCGCCCACGGCGATCAAGGCCGTGCACCACGACTTCCTCGAGCGCGTCCGGCAGGGCATGCCGGCGAGCCTCAAGGGGAGCAGCGCGTACCTGCGCCGCCTCGCGGGCAACGCGCTCGGTGAGGGCCGCGCCTCGGAGCTCTGGAGTGACAAGCCCAAGAGCGAAGGCGCCGCCGCGCTGGCCCGGCTCGAGACCGGTGTCCTCCAGGCGCTCCTCGACGCGGAGCAGCCCCAGACCGTGGCCATCGTGCTCAGCCAGCTCCCGGCCGCGAAGGCGTCCGAGATCATCGAGAAGATGGACCCGGCCCGTCGTCAGGACGTCATGCTTCGCCTGGCGCAGCTCGAGAGCATCCCCGAGGCGGTGTTCCAGAACATCGAGCAGGCCTTCCAGGTCCACGTCGACGCGCTCGCCGAGGTGCAGCGCCGCGAGATCCCCGGCAAGAAGTCCGCGGCGGACATCGTCAAGCGCCTGCCGGCCGAGGTCGGCGAGGAGCTGCTCGAGGCGCTCCGCGGCGCGAGCCAGGACGCGGCCGACGCCATCGAGAAGGCGCTCTTCACCTTCGAGGATCTCGGCCGGGTCGACAGCCGCGGCATGCAGCAGCTCCTCAAGGAGGTCGCGACCGACCAGCTCACGCTCGCGCTCAAGACCGCGAGCGAAGAGCTCAAGGAGAAGGTCTTCGGCAACATCTCGAGCCGCGCGGCGGATCTCCTGCACGAGGAGCTCGAGCTGATGGGCCCGGTCAAGCTCAGCGACGTCGAGGAGGCGCAGCAGGCCATCATCCAGATCGCGCTCGAGCTCGAGAAGGACGGCCGCATCGCCATCGCGCGAGAGGGTGGCGGCGACTATGTCTGAGGCTGACGCGATGGGAGGCGGCCGATGACCGCCAAGGCCTTCCGCTTCCCGGTCGTCGAGCGCAGCGAGGCGAAGCCCGGGTGGCTCGACGCGAAGAGCGCCCCGGTGCGCAAGGTCGCGTTCGCGACCGTCCAGCCGACCCCGCAGAAGCCGCGGCCCGCGGCGCCGGTGCAGGCCGCGCCGCCGCCCGAGAGCGCGGCTGCGCCCGAGAGCGGGGCCGCGCCCGAGAGCGCGCCGCCGGCCGCACCCGAGAGCCAGGCCGCGCCCGTCATGGCGCCGCAGATGGAGACCCGCGCCATCCTCGAGCAGCTCGAGTCCGAGCTCCGCGCCGAGATCGACGCCGAGATGGAGAAGGCGCGCGCGGAGCTGGTCGCCCTCCGGGACGAGCTCGACGCCGAGAAGCGGACCCTCCAGGAGGAGAAGGCGCGCTACGCCCAGGCCGCGGTCGAGCTGGCCGCCGCGCGCGAGCTGGCCTTCGGCGAGGCCGAGGAGCCGCTCCTCGAGCTGGCGTGCGGGATCGCGGAGGCCATCGTCGGCGCGTCGCTCGAGCGCGACCCGGAGCTCTGGACCGCCTTCGCGACGGCCGCGCTCGAGAGCCTCGACGACCCGCGCGACGCGAAGCTGCGCGCCGGTCAGGACGCCTTCGCGATGCTGCTCGACGCCCTCGGCGCGCCCGAGGTGACCTACCGCGGCGTACGCGTGCCCATCGTCGTCGACCCTTCGCTCGACGGGCTCGGCTGCGTGGCCGAGGCGGGGCGCTCGCGGGTCGACGGACGGCTCGCCGAGCGGCTCGACGCGGTCAAGGACGCGCTCATCCACGAGCGCCGCCGCGCGAAGGAGGCGCCGTGATCGCCCTCGATCGCTACCTCCCCGTGGCCCGCGAGGCCGCGCGCCCGGCGCTCGACGGCTGGCTCTCCGAGGCGGTCGGCCTCGTTCTCGAGGCCCAGGGCGTGCGCGCGTCGATCGGCGACCTCTACCGCCTGCGCCCGGTCGACCAGCCGCCCATCGAGGCGGAGGTCGTGGGCGTGCGCGGCGACCGCACCCTGCTCATGCCGCTCGGCGCGACCGAGGGGCTCGAGGTCGGCACGCCGATCCGGCGCGTCGGTCGCGCGGCGCGGGCCGAGGTGGGCCCGGGACTGCTCGGCCGCGTGGTCGACGGCCTCGGGCGCCCGCTCGACGGCATGCCCGCCCCGCACCTCGACGCCGAGCGCCCGCTCTACGGCAAGCCGCCGAGCCCGCTCCAGCGCCGCCCCATCGAGGCGGAGCTGCCCACCGGCGTGCGCGCGATCGACGGGCTGCTGACGCTCGCCGAGGGACAGCGCATCGGCATCTTCGCCGGCGGCGGCGTCGGGAAGAGCACGCTCCTCGGCATGCTCGTGCGCCGGATGCGCGCGGACGTCGCGGTCATCGCGCTCATCGGCGAGCGCGGCCGCGAGGTCGAGGAGTTCGTCAACCGCACCCTCGGCGAAGAGGGGCTGCAGAAGGCGGTCGTCGTCGCGGCGACCAGCGCCGACCCGCCGCTGGTCCGGGCGCGCGGCGCGCTCTACGCGACCGCGATCGCCGAGCACTTCCGCGACCAGGGCAAGCGCGTCCTGCTGATGATGGACAGCGTCACCCGCTACGCGATGGCGCTCCGCGAGATCGGCCTCGCGATCGGCGAGCCCCCGACCACCAAGGGCTACACCCCGAGCGTGTTCGCGGCCCTGCCGCGGCTCCTCGAGCGGGCGGGCACCTCGACCGGCCCGGGGTCGATCACCGGCCTCTACACCGTGCTCGTCGAGGGCGACGACATGGGCGATCCCATCGCCGACGCGGCCCGCGCGATCCTCGACGGCCACGTGCTGCTCTCGCGCAAGCTCGCCGAGCGCGGCCACTTCCCGGCCATCGACGTGCCGCGCTCGATCTCGCGCTGCATGTCCTCGGTGGCCAGCTCGGACCGCATGCGCATGGCGCAGGACGCGCGCGCGCTGCTCGCGGCCCACGCGGAGGCCGAGGACCTGGTCGCGATCGGCGCGTACCAGGCCGGCTCGGTGCCGCGGCTCGATCGTGCGCTGGCGCGCATGCCAGCCCTCGAATCTTTCCTCCGTCAGCCGTTCTCCGAAGACGCAGGGGATTCCGTCGACGGAGCCCTCCGCGCCATCTGGGAGGAGCCGAAGTGACCGAACGCCATCGCCTGACGCGCATCATCCGCCTCAAGGAGCGCATCCGCGACGCCAAGCGCGGCGCGCTCGCCGCGGCGGAGGCGGACCGTCAGCAGGCCACCGCGCGGGTGGAGCAGGCCGAAGCGCAGGTGATCGAGCTCGTTCGCGGCTACTGCGCGACGGGCGACTTCGACGCGCGCGAGCTGGTGCACCGGGCGAGCCTGGTCGAGGCCGCGCGCGAGCAGCGCGAGGCGATGCAGGCCCAGCTCGCCGAGCTCGAGGAGGAGCGGGATCGCCGCGCGGCCGCGCTCGCCGAGGCCGGCCGCGAGGTGCGCAGCCTCGAGGTGCTCGACGACCGGCTCGCGGCCGAGGAGAAGGCGGCCGAGGGGCGACGCGAGCAGGCGATGCTCGACGAGCGCGGCGTCCGCTACCAGCGGAGGGCCGGATGAAGGTCGACTTCGACCGCCGGGCCGCGCGCCCGCCTGCGCCGCCGCGCAAGGAAGAGCCGAGCGAGTTCTCGATGTCGCTCGCGGCCACCCTCGCCGCGCAGCCGCGACCGCTCGAGAGGGTCCCCACCGTGAAGCCGCGCCGTGACGACAGCGCCGAGCGGGTCACGGAGCCGGCGCCGGCCCGACCGATCGTGATCGGCGGGCCCGTGACGGTCAGCGCGCGCGGCGACGCGGCGCGCCAGGTCGAGGGCGGGCCGCTGCGCGCGGCGGCCATCCCGAGCATCCAGGTCCTGGAGGCGATGGAAGGTGAAGAAGGCGTGGTGGCCGGGGCCGTCGCCGTCGCTGGTTCCGCATCCGCTGCCGCTTCCGCGACCGCTGCCGCTTCCGCGACCGCTCCCGCATCCGCTCCCGCGACCGCTGCCGCTTCCGCTTCCGCTTCCGCGACCGCGACCGCGACCGCCACCGCGACCGCGACCGCCTCCGAGTCCGCGACCGCCTCCGAGTCCGCGACCGGCTCCGAGTCCGCGACCGACTCCGCGACCGCGTCCGCCGCCGCGAAGGCTTCCGAGGCGGGGGATCAGACCGCCGCCGAGGGCGAGACCGCCGCGGGCGCCACGGCGTCGAAGGTGGCGGGTCGGTCTGCGGCCGGGGCGTCCGAGGCCGGGAGCCCGAAGGAGCTGGCGGCCGCGGCCGCTCAGGTGCCCGGCGGCGCGACGGCGCTTCAGAAGGCCGCCGCCGCCTCCTCGGTCGATGGCGCCTCGGTCGACGGCGCCTCGGTCGGCGGGGCGCCGGTCGACGGCGACCTCGCCGCGAGCGGCGACGCGGCGCAGATCGAAGGCAAGGGCGAGAGCGAGAGGCACGCCGGGGACGCGGACGCCGCGGAGGGCGACGCCGAGGCGCGCTTCGACGCCGACTCCGAAGACGGCGAGGGCGGACGACACCACGCGGGCGCGGGCGCGGAGGAAGACGCGGCGCGCGCGCGGGCCACCCAGGTGACGGCCCCCGACCTGCCGCGGCCGCAGACCAGCGGGCGCGCGCCGCGCGATCCGTCCGACGCCCACGAGGCCGAGGTCCCGATGCCGCCGCCGGCGGACGAGGAAGAGGCGGAGGCGTTCCGACACGTGCGATGGAGCTTGCTCCGGGACGCGGCGGGCGCGGAGCGGGCGCGGGTCCGCATCGAGCACCCCACGCTCGGCAGCCTGCGCCTCGAGTTCGGCCTCGAAGAAGACGGCCTCGACGTGCGCGTCCTCGCCCCGAGCCTCGTCGCCGCCCTTCGCCTCGAGAAGGACGAAGACCGGATCCGCGCCGTGCTCCGGGAGCACGGCACCCGCCTCGCCAAGCTCCGCGTGGTCGCGGACGGACGGCCAGAGCGGAAGACCCTTTCGCGTCCGCGCCCCAGCGCGCCGGGACGCTTGTCCACGGAGGCCTGAGAATCATGGAGATCGACAACAGAAGCGGCGCGACCGCGCTCGGGGGCAACAGCGTCGGAGAGGCGAGCACCGACCTCGACCGCGACGCGTTCATGCAGCTCCTCGTGACGCAGATCCGCAATCAGGATCCGATGGACCCGATGGACACGCGCGACATGATGGCCCAGCTCACCCAGCTGACCTCGGTCGAGCACCTCATCGGAATCGAGCAAGGCATCCAGACGCTCGGCGTCGCGTCGGCCTCCATCGCCAACGCGCAGGTCGCCGGCTTCGTCGGCAAGACCGTCACCGCCGACTCCAGCTCGCTCCGGCTCGAAGAGGCGGGCAGCGCGCCCGGCGCCTTCGACCTCGACGCGCGCGCCTCCAACGTGACGGTGACCATCCGCGACGAAGAGGGCCGCGTGGTCCGCACCCTCGAGCTCGAGGGCGACCGCTTCCCCGGCACCCACCGCTACGAGTGGGACGGCATGGACGACGCGGGCAACCGGCTCTCACCCGGGCGCTACCGGGTCGAGGTCGCGGCCACCGACTCCCGCGGCAACCCCGTCGGCGCCGACACCGAGGTTCGCGGCACCGTGACCGGCGTCAGCTACGAGCACGGCTACCCGGAGCTCATCCTCGACGGCGAGCACAAGGTCCTCATGGGCGACGTCCGCCGCGTCGACGACGGCCCCGGCGGAAGCCCTGGCGAGCACCGACCCTCCGGCGGCGCCGCGCCCACCATCGAGGGCGAGCTGCCCTCTCTCGAGACCTCCACCCCCCTCATCGACCCCGCGGTCGCGCTGTCCTCGTACACGCGCTGACTCGCCGACCCTGTAAGGAGACGTTCCAATGTCCATCATGAAGTCCTTGAACACCGCGACCTCCGGCATCCGCAGCCACAGCGAGGCGCTCTCCGTCGTCGGCGACAACATCGCCAACGTCAACACGGTCGGCTACAAGCGCTCGCGCGCGAATTTCCAGGACATGCTCGGGCGCAGCATCGCCGGCTCGAGCGCGCTCCCCCAGGCGGGCGCCGGCGCTCGCGTGGGCAGCATCCAGCAGATGTGGGCGCAGGGCGCCTTGATGACGACCGAGTCCCCCACGGACCTCGCGCTCAACGGCTCGGGCTTCTTCGTGGTCAAGGGCAACTCGGGCGGCGTGGAGGGCAACTTCTACACCCGCGCCGGGCAGTACAACCTCGACCAGGAGGGCTACCTGGTGAACCAGGAGGGCCTGCGCCTGCAGGGCTACCCCGCCGACGGCACCGGCGCGGTCGGCGGCACCCTCGGTGACCTCCAGGTGGAGCAGGGCACCATCGGCGCGAACGCGACGACGAGCGCGGACATCGGCGCCAACCTCGACTCGGAGACCGCGGTCCGCACCGACGCCTGGGACCCGTCCGACCCCTCGGGCACCAGCGACTTCTCCTCGAACGTGACGGTCTACGACTCGCTCGGGAACGCGCACGAGGTCACGGTGTACTATCGCAAGACCGGCGCGAACGCGTGGGAGTGGCACGCGATGGCCGACGGGGCCGAGGTCACCGGCGGCACGCCCGGGACGCCCTTCGAGGGCGCGAGCGGCACGCTGACCTTCACCACCGACGGCATGCTGGACACCGAGACGACGAGCGCGTCGAGCTGGGACTTCGTCGACGCCACGCCGGGCCAGGCGGTCACCTTCGACTTCGGCGACTCGATCACCACCGACTCCGGGACCGGGATGAGCGGCACCACGCAGTACGCGTCCCCCTCCACCAACACCGGCATCAGCCAGGACGGCTACGGCGCCGGCGAGGTCGCCGGGATCTCCATCGGCCAGGACGGGACCATCGAGGGCGTGTTCACCAACGGCCAGCGCCGCGTGCTCGGACAGGTCGCGGTGGCCGACTTCGCGAGCGTCGACGGACTCGAGCGGGCCGGTCAGGGCCTGTGGATCGAGACCCAGGCGAGCGGCGAGGCGGTGGTCGGCGCGGCCGGCACCGGCGGGCGCGGCGCGGTGGTGGCCGGAGCGCTCGAGGGCAGCAACGTCGACCTCGCCCGCGAGTTCGTCGACCTCATCGCCTACCAGCGCGGCTTCTCCGCCAACGGCCGGATCGTGAGCACGGCGGACGAGATGTACCAGGAGCTGGTGAACCTCAAGCGCTAGTAATCACGGCCCTTTCGCCTGACCGGCCTGAATCCGTTATTTCCTCAACTTTCCTCTGTACACGGACGGGTGTACAGTCGAGAGCGTGCGGGGAAATCGGAGACGGGCCGGGTTCACGTTGGTCGAGCTCATGACGGTGGTGGCCATCATCGGCGTGCTGGCGGCGCTCGCGATCCCGACCTTCGTCGGCTACACGCGGCGCGCGCGGACCAGCGAGGCCACCACCCAGCTCGGCGACCTCTACCACCACGCCGCCGGCTACTACGTGGCCGAGTACCCGCCCGGGCGCTCGGCCATGGTGACCTACTCCGCGTGCGTGGTCGGCAGCGCAGGCCCCGTCCCGGGGGTGCCGCGCGGCTCGGCGGTGGTCGCGAACTTCGAGAGCGACCCGAGCTTCGCGGCCCTCGGCTTCGGTTCTCCCGGCGCGGTGCGTTACGGCTACGAGATCGTCTCGACCGGCGGCTGTCGCCACGAGGCCGGCGAGTCGCTCTACAGCTTCCGCGCGATCGGTGACCTCGACGGCGACGGAGTGACGAGCCTCTTCGAGGTCGCGGCGGGCTCCAACTCGGACAACGTGCTCACCCGCACGCCGGGCCACTACACCGAGGCGTCGCTCGAGTAGACGCGCCTGTGCTCCAGCAGCCGGTCTTCCAGGACCCAGGCGAAGAGCCCGCAGACGACGAAGCCGTGCGCGTTGGCGTAGCCGTGGGTGCGCAGCATCCACTGGATCCCGATCACCGTCTCGCCCGTCGCCTCCCCCCACGCGTAGAGGACCGCGAGCGGCATCGACAGCAGCAACGAGACGCCGCTGATCAGCAGCAGCGGCTTCGCGACCCGGCTGCGCAGCCGCCGCCAGGCCCAGCCGAGGGTCAAGGTGGCGATCGTCAGCAGCGACGCCGCCAGCACCACCGCGCCCACCAGCGCCAGCCACGGGGCCCACGCGATGCCCACCGCCACCAGGGGAGGCGCCGCCGCCGTCGCGAGCGCGGCGCCCAGCGCGACGCGCCGCTTCACGCCGTCGAGGGCCAGCCCGACCCGCACCGCCAGCACGGGCGCGGCGAGGGCCGCGAAGTGAAAGTGCACCGCGGTCAGGACGACGATGAGCGGGTCGAAGTCCAGCGGCCGCAGGCCGAGCCGCGAGAGCACGAGCCAGCCCGCGCCGACCGGGAGGTACGCGAGCGCGGCGCCGGTGGCGAGCGTCTCGGGGCGGCGCAGGCCCCCGCGCAACACCAACGTCGCGCCCGTGATCGCCACGAGCAGGGAGAAGCCCACCCACGCCGCCGCCCACGCGCCCGCCTCGGGAGAGACGGGCTTGGCCAGGGCCACCACCACCGCCGCGCCGCAGAGGGGCTGGGCGTAGGCGGCGAGCGTCGCGAGGCGAGGGACCCCAGAGAGCGGCGCCGCGGCCAGCGTCAACGGGACGACGCCCAGCACCGCGAGCGTCAGGACCCGGGAGATCGCGTCGCTCCCCGGCCCCTCCAGGAAACGCAGCGAGACCGAGAGCGCCACGCCGACGCAGGCGCTGACGAGGAGGAACGTGCGGGGCAGATCGGCGGTGCGTTGCATGCTCGGCGGGGAGAATGGTGCATTCTGACGCCGATGCACTGGATGGATCTGGATCCCGCGCACGCGCGGATGGCCGTCGGCGCGATGCGGGCGGTGGCGGGCGCCGACGGGGAGGTCGCCTCGGACGAGGCGCGGCTCGTCGACGCGGCGGCGCGGCTCCTGTCGGTCTCGCCCGATGTCCCGCCGCTGACGCCCGAGACGCTGCGCGGCGCGGGGCTCGCGCCGAAGGACGCCGAGCGCGTGGTCCAGGCGGGGATCCTCGCCGCGCTCCTCGACGGGCGGGTCGACCCGGCCGAGGTCCGGGCGGTCCGCGCGCTGGCCGAGGCGGCGGGGGTCGACGAGCCCCGGGTCCACAACCTCGCGCAGCTCTCGAAGGGCCACGTGCGCCTCGCCTGGCTCGACCTCGCGCGCCGCTCGTTCGCCAAGGACGTCTTCGTCGACGCCTTGAAGCGAGACGGCCCCCGCGGGGTCTGGAAGATCGTCGGCCCCATGCTCGGCCGGGCCGTCGACCCCGCGCTCGCGGCTCGCTACATCGCGCTGGGCGAGCTCCCCGAGGGCACGCTCGGGCGCGCCTACTTCCGCTTCGTCTACGAGAACGGCCTCGGCTTCCCGGGCGAGAAGGGCGCGGTCCCGGAGTCCGGGGTCTGGCACGACGTCAGCCACGTGCTCGGCGGCTACGGCATCACG
The Sandaracinaceae bacterium genome window above contains:
- a CDS encoding YndJ family transporter, with the protein product MQRTADLPRTFLLVSACVGVALSVSLRFLEGPGSDAISRVLTLAVLGVVPLTLAAAPLSGVPRLATLAAYAQPLCGAAVVVALAKPVSPEAGAWAAAWVGFSLLVAITGATLVLRGGLRRPETLATGAALAYLPVGAGWLVLSRLGLRPLDFDPLIVVLTAVHFHFAALAAPVLAVRVGLALDGVKRRVALGAALATAAAPPLVAVGIAWAPWLALVGAVVLAASLLTIATLTLGWAWRRLRSRVAKPLLLISGVSLLLSMPLAVLYAWGEATGETVIGIQWMLRTHGYANAHGFVVCGLFAWVLEDRLLEHRRVYSSDASV
- a CDS encoding FliI/YscN family ATPase, producing the protein MIALDRYLPVAREAARPALDGWLSEAVGLVLEAQGVRASIGDLYRLRPVDQPPIEAEVVGVRGDRTLLMPLGATEGLEVGTPIRRVGRAARAEVGPGLLGRVVDGLGRPLDGMPAPHLDAERPLYGKPPSPLQRRPIEAELPTGVRAIDGLLTLAEGQRIGIFAGGGVGKSTLLGMLVRRMRADVAVIALIGERGREVEEFVNRTLGEEGLQKAVVVAATSADPPLVRARGALYATAIAEHFRDQGKRVLLMMDSVTRYAMALREIGLAIGEPPTTKGYTPSVFAALPRLLERAGTSTGPGSITGLYTVLVEGDDMGDPIADAARAILDGHVLLSRKLAERGHFPAIDVPRSISRCMSSVASSDRMRMAQDARALLAAHAEAEDLVAIGAYQAGSVPRLDRALARMPALESFLRQPFSEDAGDSVDGALRAIWEEPK
- a CDS encoding FlgD immunoglobulin-like domain containing protein, whose translation is MEIDNRSGATALGGNSVGEASTDLDRDAFMQLLVTQIRNQDPMDPMDTRDMMAQLTQLTSVEHLIGIEQGIQTLGVASASIANAQVAGFVGKTVTADSSSLRLEEAGSAPGAFDLDARASNVTVTIRDEEGRVVRTLELEGDRFPGTHRYEWDGMDDAGNRLSPGRYRVEVAATDSRGNPVGADTEVRGTVTGVSYEHGYPELILDGEHKVLMGDVRRVDDGPGGSPGEHRPSGGAAPTIEGELPSLETSTPLIDPAVALSSYTR
- a CDS encoding prepilin-type N-terminal cleavage/methylation domain-containing protein, translating into MRGNRRRAGFTLVELMTVVAIIGVLAALAIPTFVGYTRRARTSEATTQLGDLYHHAAGYYVAEYPPGRSAMVTYSACVVGSAGPVPGVPRGSAVVANFESDPSFAALGFGSPGAVRYGYEIVSTGGCRHEAGESLYSFRAIGDLDGDGVTSLFEVAAGSNSDNVLTRTPGHYTEASLE
- a CDS encoding flagellar hook protein FlgE, coding for MKSLNTATSGIRSHSEALSVVGDNIANVNTVGYKRSRANFQDMLGRSIAGSSALPQAGAGARVGSIQQMWAQGALMTTESPTDLALNGSGFFVVKGNSGGVEGNFYTRAGQYNLDQEGYLVNQEGLRLQGYPADGTGAVGGTLGDLQVEQGTIGANATTSADIGANLDSETAVRTDAWDPSDPSGTSDFSSNVTVYDSLGNAHEVTVYYRKTGANAWEWHAMADGAEVTGGTPGTPFEGASGTLTFTTDGMLDTETTSASSWDFVDATPGQAVTFDFGDSITTDSGTGMSGTTQYASPSTNTGISQDGYGAGEVAGISIGQDGTIEGVFTNGQRRVLGQVAVADFASVDGLERAGQGLWIETQASGEAVVGAAGTGGRGAVVAGALEGSNVDLAREFVDLIAYQRGFSANGRIVSTADEMYQELVNLKR
- a CDS encoding flagellar motor switch protein FliG; this translates as MTTAADVEASAEELLAKNGLARIKVDKSSLKRLSGAERALLFLVSLDESVATRILGHLGDEEVRLLRDSSSAMTEAPPTAIKAVHHDFLERVRQGMPASLKGSSAYLRRLAGNALGEGRASELWSDKPKSEGAAALARLETGVLQALLDAEQPQTVAIVLSQLPAAKASEIIEKMDPARRQDVMLRLAQLESIPEAVFQNIEQAFQVHVDALAEVQRREIPGKKSAADIVKRLPAEVGEELLEALRGASQDAADAIEKALFTFEDLGRVDSRGMQQLLKEVATDQLTLALKTASEELKEKVFGNISSRAADLLHEELELMGPVKLSDVEEAQQAIIQIALELEKDGRIAIAREGGGDYV
- a CDS encoding flagellar hook-length control protein FliK: MKVDFDRRAARPPAPPRKEEPSEFSMSLAATLAAQPRPLERVPTVKPRRDDSAERVTEPAPARPIVIGGPVTVSARGDAARQVEGGPLRAAAIPSIQVLEAMEGEEGVVAGAVAVAGSASAAASATAAASATAPASAPATAAASASASATATATATATATASESATASESATGSESATDSATASAAAKASEAGDQTAAEGETAAGATASKVAGRSAAGASEAGSPKELAAAAAQVPGGATALQKAAAASSVDGASVDGASVGGAPVDGDLAASGDAAQIEGKGESERHAGDADAAEGDAEARFDADSEDGEGGRHHAGAGAEEDAARARATQVTAPDLPRPQTSGRAPRDPSDAHEAEVPMPPPADEEEAEAFRHVRWSLLRDAAGAERARVRIEHPTLGSLRLEFGLEEDGLDVRVLAPSLVAALRLEKDEDRIRAVLREHGTRLAKLRVVADGRPERKTLSRPRPSAPGRLSTEA
- a CDS encoding flagellar FliJ family protein encodes the protein MTERHRLTRIIRLKERIRDAKRGALAAAEADRQQATARVEQAEAQVIELVRGYCATGDFDARELVHRASLVEAAREQREAMQAQLAELEEERDRRAAALAEAGREVRSLEVLDDRLAAEEKAAEGRREQAMLDERGVRYQRRAG
- a CDS encoding FliH/SctL family protein, with the translated sequence MTAKAFRFPVVERSEAKPGWLDAKSAPVRKVAFATVQPTPQKPRPAAPVQAAPPPESAAAPESGAAPESAPPAAPESQAAPVMAPQMETRAILEQLESELRAEIDAEMEKARAELVALRDELDAEKRTLQEEKARYAQAAVELAAARELAFGEAEEPLLELACGIAEAIVGASLERDPELWTAFATAALESLDDPRDAKLRAGQDAFAMLLDALGAPEVTYRGVRVPIVVDPSLDGLGCVAEAGRSRVDGRLAERLDAVKDALIHERRRAKEAP